The proteins below are encoded in one region of Helianthus annuus cultivar XRQ/B chromosome 2, HanXRQr2.0-SUNRISE, whole genome shotgun sequence:
- the LOC110907202 gene encoding transcription repressor OFP6: MPTINKKLLLNTTAVHIGCGGGCRRLKLSKIFNPKLYKHKPYYHHSSASTSWTTTPSTTTTTFSPDSTAEYSEVRSSRAVLGFGKIGGNSLAVEKDSDDPYVDFRESMLQMIMEKEIYGRDDLRELLNCFLQLNDPYYHGIIIRAFTEIWNNVLCVKLMHGDQ, translated from the coding sequence ATGCCTACCATCAACAAAAAGCTCTTACTCAACACCACCGCAGTCCACATCGGCTGCGGTGGCGGCTGCCGGAGACTCAAACTCTCCAAAATCTTCAACCCTAAACTCTACAAACACAAACCCTACTACCACCACTCCTCCGCCTCCACCTCATGGACCACCACCccctcaaccaccaccaccacattcTCACCGGACTCAACGGCAGAATATTCTGAAGTAAGAAGCTCTAGAGCCGTTCTAGGGTTTGGAAAGATCGGCGGCAACAGTCTAGCGGTGGAGAAAGATTCCGATGACCCGTACGTTGACTTTCGAGAGTCAATGTTGCAGATGATAATGGAGAAGGAGATTTATGGGAGAGATGATTTGAGGGAGCTTTTGAACTGCTTTTTGCAGTTGAATGATCCATATTATCATGGGATTATTATTAGGGCTTTTACTGAGATTTGGAACAATGTGTTGTGTGTCAAACTCATGCATGGGGATCAATGA